The following proteins come from a genomic window of Legionella cherrii:
- the rnhA gene encoding ribonuclease HI produces MTIEIYTDGACKGNPGPGGWGVLLRYKGEEKTLYGGEAHTTNNRMELMAAIKGLEALKRPCIVNLYTDSQYLRQGMTEWLVNWKLNGWRNSKKEPVKNADLWKLLDELASRHQIKWHWVKGHSGHVENDLVDALANQAIEELSE; encoded by the coding sequence GTGACTATTGAAATTTATACCGATGGTGCATGTAAAGGAAATCCAGGGCCTGGTGGTTGGGGCGTATTACTTCGTTATAAGGGAGAGGAAAAGACGTTATATGGTGGGGAAGCACATACTACCAATAACCGAATGGAGCTTATGGCGGCAATTAAGGGTTTGGAAGCCTTAAAACGTCCCTGCATTGTTAATCTTTATACTGACTCGCAATATTTGAGACAAGGCATGACCGAATGGTTAGTTAATTGGAAACTCAATGGATGGCGTAACTCTAAAAAAGAACCTGTAAAAAATGCAGATCTTTGGAAATTACTCGATGAATTGGCGTCACGTCATCAAATAAAATGGCACTGGGTAAAAGGGCATTCGGGTCATGTAGAAAATGATTTAGTTGATGCATTGGCCAATCAAGCAATTGAAGAGTTAAGTGAGTAA
- the hutH gene encoding histidine ammonia-lyase gives MQEPFLLQPGQLDLQSIRHILNQQLPCALPKEAFERIDASRQTVKKVIHEKKTVYGINTGFGSLANQTISEENLKQLQRNIVLSHACGTGELLSDEIVKLILLLKINNLAQGYSGVRLELIEALISLYNHNIYPCIPSKGSVGASGDLAPLAHMSLPLLGVGEVRYQGKIIPALEGLKIAGLKPVELEAKEGLALLNGLQVSTAIALNALFASESLFETALIAGALSVDAANGSDVPFDERIQKARGYKAQHDVAKCYRELLSGSEIRAAHLHCSRVQDPYSLRCQPQIMGAILHQIRFVRETLQVEVNAISDNPLVFSEQEQIISGGNFHGEIVAMAADNLALAIAEIGASSERRIALLIDKNFSSLPAFLIKESGLNSGFMIAHVTAAACASENKALAHPHSVDSLPTSANQEDHVSMATSAARRLHDMNDNTATILAIELLAAAQGVEFYKPLKSSALLEDIHQRLRSYVAPYDTDRFFAPDISIIKQKILNEEFKTPFLHLWNQD, from the coding sequence ATGCAAGAGCCATTTCTTCTTCAACCTGGTCAGTTGGACTTGCAATCGATTAGACATATTTTAAATCAGCAATTACCTTGTGCTCTTCCTAAAGAAGCATTTGAGCGGATCGACGCATCACGGCAAACGGTTAAAAAGGTAATTCATGAGAAAAAAACAGTTTATGGTATCAATACCGGTTTTGGATCATTAGCTAATCAGACCATTTCAGAAGAAAACCTGAAACAGTTACAACGCAATATTGTGCTGTCCCATGCATGTGGTACTGGTGAGTTACTTTCTGATGAAATAGTTAAATTAATTTTACTGCTTAAAATCAATAACTTAGCGCAAGGATATTCTGGTGTTCGGCTGGAGCTGATTGAGGCGTTGATTTCCTTATATAACCATAATATTTATCCTTGTATCCCTTCTAAAGGCTCAGTAGGTGCTTCAGGTGATTTAGCGCCTTTAGCGCATATGTCTTTACCCTTACTCGGTGTTGGCGAAGTACGCTATCAAGGGAAAATTATTCCTGCTCTTGAGGGACTGAAGATTGCGGGTTTAAAACCCGTTGAATTGGAAGCAAAAGAAGGTCTAGCACTCCTAAATGGGCTGCAAGTGTCTACCGCAATTGCTTTAAATGCCTTGTTTGCCTCAGAAAGTTTGTTTGAAACGGCACTCATCGCGGGCGCCTTATCTGTTGATGCGGCAAATGGCAGTGATGTTCCATTTGATGAGCGGATACAAAAGGCTCGTGGTTATAAGGCTCAGCACGATGTAGCGAAGTGTTACCGTGAGCTTTTAAGTGGGAGTGAGATTCGTGCAGCCCATCTGCACTGCTCACGTGTTCAAGATCCCTATTCCTTGAGGTGCCAACCTCAAATTATGGGCGCGATATTGCATCAAATTCGCTTTGTTAGAGAAACCTTGCAGGTAGAAGTGAATGCAATTTCTGATAATCCGCTCGTTTTTAGTGAGCAAGAGCAAATAATTTCAGGGGGCAATTTTCACGGTGAAATTGTAGCTATGGCCGCTGACAACCTTGCTTTGGCAATTGCTGAAATAGGAGCCAGTTCCGAACGACGTATTGCATTGTTAATTGATAAAAACTTTAGTAGTTTACCCGCATTCCTTATCAAAGAGAGTGGATTGAATTCAGGATTTATGATTGCTCATGTCACTGCTGCGGCTTGTGCTAGTGAAAATAAGGCGCTTGCGCATCCCCACTCAGTGGATAGCCTTCCTACTTCTGCGAACCAAGAAGATCATGTTTCTATGGCAACCAGTGCTGCACGCAGATTGCATGATATGAATGACAATACGGCAACTATTTTAGCCATCGAATTGTTAGCAGCTGCTCAAGGAGTGGAATTTTATAAACCTTTAAAATCATCTGCATTATTGGAAGATATTCACCAACGTTTACGCTCTTACGTAGCCCCCTATGATACAGATCGTTTTTTTGCACCAGATATTTCCATAATCAAACAAAAAATTTTGAATGAGGAATTTAAAACCCCATTTTTGCATTTGTGGAATCAAGATTAG